In the Mesorhizobium sp. WSM2240 genome, TCGACAGGCTGCGGACCGACTATGTCGACATCTACTTCATGCACCGCGACAATCCGGACGTGCCAGTCGGCGAATTCGTCGACGCAATGGATGCCGAGGTGAAGGCCGGCCGGATCCGCGGACCGTTCGGCGGCTCGAACTGGACGCGCGAGCGCATGGACGAGGCGATCGCCTATGCGGACCGGAACGGCAAGCAGCGGCCCGGCGCGCTCTCCAACAATTTCTCGCTCGCCGAGATGCTTGAGCCGATCTGGCCCGGCTGCATCACGTGCTCCAGCGACGAATGGAAGGCCTGGCTGACTGCCCGGCAGATGCCTAACTTTGCCTGGTCGAGCCAGGGCCGCGGCTTTTTCACCGAACGCGCCGGGCGCGACAAGCGCAAAAACGAGGAACTGGTGCGCGTCTGGTACTCCGAGAAGAACTTCGGCCGTCGCGACCGCGCGATCGAGCTGGCAGCCAGGCTGGGCAAGAGCCCGATTCATGTGGCGCTTGCATATGTACTGGCGCAGCCGTTCCCGTCCATCCCGCTCATAGGCCCGCGCACGCTCGGCGAAATGGACGACAGCCTTCAGGCGCTCGACATCGCGCTTTCGCCGGACGACCTCGCATGGCTGGATGGAGACTCACATCGGCGCAAATGACTCCGGAACGTGAGTTGCCTGTAGCGGAGCCTCGACCTGCGTTCGGCGGCAAAGATCAGACGAGCTGCCGAAACGCTGACGTTTCGTCCAAAGCTCAGCCTCCACGCCAGCTATATTGTGGCTGGTAGCCGAGGAGCCGCCTCGCCTTTTCGATCGAGAGCAGCGTCTCGTTGCCGCTTGCGCCTTGCGCCAGCGGCACGCCGGGATAGACCTCCGCCATCAGTTCCGCATTGGGCCGCGACATGACTGTGTCGGCGTTGGCGATGACGAAGATTTCCGCGCCCCTAATCGGCGCTTCGAGCGCCCTTCGGATAGCCTGCGAGGCGTCGCGTGCATCGATATAGCCCCAGAGGTTCCACTTCCTGAGAAGTGCGTCGGCGTCAAATGAAGGAAATCGCGCGTAATCTCCAGGCTCCATGACATTGGAAAAGCGCAGCCCGATGATCTTCAGCTCGGGATCCCAGCGGCAGAATTGCTTCGCCATTTCCTCGCCGAGCAGCTTGGAAAGCGAATAGGCGGTCTCGGGCCGGCCTGCGTAATCCTCGTCCACCGGGGCATAGGGCGGCGGGTTGTCGAATGGCAGACCGAGCACGGTTTCGCTCGACGCCCAGATGACATTGCGGATCTTGAGGCGTCGGGCGGCATCGAAGACGTTGTAAGTGCTGAGCGTGTTGACCTTGAAGGTTACGGCGTTCGGCTGTTTGCCGGGCGCCGGGATCGCTGCCAGATGCACGAGCGCTTCGATCTCGCCGAGCCGGTCGTCCACCCCCGCCAGAACTTCGAGTGCCTGGCCGAAATCGGTCAGGTCCGCCTGTACGAAGGGGCAATTTTCCCTGACGGGCGGCACGGTGTCCACGTTCAGAACCTCGTAGCCGTGGCTCAGCAGGTCCTCCACGCATGCTCGGCCGAGCTTACCGCTACCGCCTGTTACGACCACACGCGTCATTTGCCATCTCCTGCGTTTGAAACTGCCATCGGGTGTAGTGATAATGATTAAGGTTTATGGCCATTGTTGCGGCAGGCCCTGCAGGGTGCCTACCCCTCTTGCAGGCGCAAACCGAGATAGCGATCCAGAATGTCGGGATGGTCGAGAAGGTCCGACGACTGTGCGCAGTGGGCAATGATCCCACGCTCGATCATCACCGCCTCTTTTGTGAGCCTGAGCGCCACCTCGGCATGCTGCTCAATCAGGACAAGCGCAATTCCCTCCTCGGCCATCTGGCGGATCGCAACGGTGAGTTCCTCAATAATGATGGGCGCGAGCCCTTCCAGCGGTTCGTCCAACAATAGGACAGCGGGATTTGTCATCAGCGTGCGCGCGATCGTCAGCATCTGCTGTTCACCGCCGGAAAGCTGATTGCCCATATTGGCGCGCCGTTCCTTCAGCCGGGGGAAGAGCCCATATACTGCTTCGAGATTCCATCGACCGGGCCGCCCCGCCACCGTCAGGTTCTCTTCGACTGTAAGCGAAGGAAAGATTTCGCGCTCCTGCGGCACCCAGCCCAGGCCCATCAACGCGCGCTTGTTCGGCGGAACGTGCGAAATGTCCCTGCCCTTGAACAGGACCGAACCGCGCACCAGAGCGACGAAGCCCATGGCGGTCAGAAGCAGCGTCGTCTTGCCGACGCCGTTGCGGCCGAGTACGGCGAGGCTGCCATGCGCCGGCAGCGTGAAGGACACGCCGTCCAGCACGACGGCCTCGCCATAACCGGAGCGCACATGGCGGAATTCTAGCAGCGGCTCAGACATGTGCCGCCTTGCCGAGATAGACTTCGCGAACCCTCGGATCGCTGCGCACGATTGCGGGCTCGGCCTCGAGCAATACGCTGCCCGAAACCATAACGATGATGCGCGAGGCGAAGCTGAAGACGATGTCCATGTCGTGCTCGATGAAAAGCACCGAGATGTCATCCGGCAGCGCGGCGATGACGCTGAAGAGCGCCGCACTCTCGCCCTTCGGTACGCCCGCAGCGGGTTCGTCGAGGAGCAGCACCTTGGGTCTGGTGGCAAGCGCCAGCGCGATCTCCAGCAACCGCTGCTGGCCGTAAGGCAGCGCGCGTGTCGGCCGGGTCGCGACCTCGGCCAGCCGCAACTGGCGCAGGATCTCGAAGCCTTCGTCGATTGCCTCACGATGAGTGGTCAGGCTTTTCCAGAACTGCCCCGCCAGCCGCTCGCGTTCGCAGATCGCCAGCGTGACCGCCTCGATCGGCGCCAGGTCGGGAAAGAGCGTGTTGATCTGGAAAGTACGCGTCAGCCCGTGGCGCACCCTCGCCATCGTTGGAACGTGAGTGATGTCCTTGCCGTCAAGCAATATCCGCCCGGAATCGGCGCGCATCTCGCCGGTGATAAGGTTGATCAGCGTGGTCTTGCCGGCTCCGTTCGGGCCGATCAGCGCATGGCGCGCGCCGCGCGGCAGCTCGAACGTGACGTCACGCGCCACTTTGAGCGAGCCGAAGCTCTTGCACAGCGCTTCCGTGCGCAGAACGGGCTGCCGCGTCTCCATCAATCGCGCCTGCCCACGAGTTGCGCCAACCCGCCAAGTATACCTTTCGGCATGACCAGGACGACAACCATCAGCAGCAACCCGATCCAGAAATACCAATATTGCGGGTTCATACCGGCGAGTTGGTCGCGCGCAACCATGAAAATGATGGCGCCGATCACAGCACCGTAAAGACGCCCGGTGCCGCCGAGGATCAGCATCACCACCACATCGGCGGAGCGCTGGAAGCTCAGCGTGTCGAGCGATACGGTGTCGGTGGTCTGGGTGAGCAACGCCCCGGCGCAGCCGGCTATGGCGGCCGAGATCGTATAGATCTTCTGCAGGTGGCCGCGGTAGTCCGCACCGATCGCCGGCATGCGTCTCATGTTCTCGCGAATGCCGCGAAGCGAAAGACCGAAGGAGGAATGGACAATCCGTCGGCTGAGCACGAGCCCGAGGAATAGTGCGGCAAGTGCATAGCCATAGGCGGCGTAGCCCCACAGATCGAAGCGGAAGGTGCCGAGGATCGGCCAGGTGTCGACGCCCTGGAGACCATCCGTGCCGCCGGTCAGCCAACTCATCGAATTGGCCAGTTCGTAGGTCAGGAAGCAGAGGCCGAGCGTGATCATTATCAGCGCCAGATGCTGGACGCGCACGATGATGAAGCTCGCGATGTAACCGACCAGCCCGGCGAAGGCCCCGGCAAAAATGAGGCCCGTCAGCGGTTCGCCCCAGCCGGCCTTGCTGATCAGGCCGGCCGCGTAGGCGCCGAGCCCGAAAAACATTGCGTGGCCGAGCGTGATGATGCCGGCATAACCAAGCACCAGATCGACGGAGATTGCGAAAAGCGCGGTGATGGCGATCTGGCTGGCCAGCGGCAGATAGGTCTGGAACAGAAAGAACGGCAGCAGGGACGCGGCCCAAAAGGCTATCTCGAAAACCGACCAGCGGCTCTTGCGCCTCAGCCAGTCATGCGGATCAGCGAGAGTGGACGCCTCGACCGTCATTGCGCAGCTACCGCCTCCCGAACAGGCCAAGCGGCCGCACGAACAGGATGCCCACCAGCAGCAGGTAGATCAGGAACGAGCCGATCTCCGGCACGAAATATTTGCCAGCCACGTCGCAGATTCCCAACAAGGCAGCGCCGAAGAATGACCCCGCTACCGAGCCGAGACCGCCGACGGATACCACGATCAGCACATAAACGAGATAATGGAATCCGAAGGACGGATCGAGACCTACGATCTCGATCGCCAGCGCCCCGCCGAGGCCGGCCAGCCCGCTGCCGAGCGCGAAGGTGACGGCGAATATCTTCTCGACGTCGAGGCCAAGCCCTTGGGCGACGCGCTGATTGTCGACCGCGGCGCGTATGCGAGCGCCGAGCCGGGTGCGTTCCAGCCCGAACACGAGAAGGGCTGTGACGGCCAGCGCCACGGCGATGATGAATATCCTGTAGGTTCCGAGCCGCAGCCCTGCTACTTCGACCGAGCCGCGCAGCCAGCCGGGAATCTGGATCACCTGCTGGACGGTGCCGAAGGCATAGGTCGCCATTGCAGTGGCGACGAAGACCACGCCGATGGTGAACAGCACCTGGTTGAGTTCGCCGGCCCTGTAGAGCCGGCGAAAAAGCGTCCGCTCGAGCAGGACGCTGATTGCCGCCGCCGCGACGAAGGCGGCCGGCAGGGCGGCAAGGAAGGGCAGGCCGAGCCCGCGCATGGCCGTCACGGCGACATAGCCGCCCAGCATTCCGAACGCACCGTGGGCAAGATTGATGAAGTTCATCAGCCCGAGCGTAACGGAGAGGCCTACGGACAGGACAAACAACAGCATCCCGAAGGCGAACCCGTCGAAGAGAACGATGGCAAGCTGGCTGATCACGATCCGTCCTTGGACCCGGTCGTGCTATTTCGCCCCGTGCAGCGGATCCTTCACGTTCGGGATTTCGTGGATGATGACGTTCTGGAGCTCCCCGTCAACCTCCTTTACCTCGCGGATGTAGACGGTCTGCACGACGTCGCGCGTCTCGGGGTCGATGGACATCGGCCCGCGTGGGCTGTCCCACGACATGCCCTTGGCAGCCTCGACCAGGGCGTCGCCACTGGTGTCGCCATTGGTCTTCTTCAGCGCCTCGTAGATGAGGTGCATGCCGTCATAACCGCCGATCGAGAACAGGTCGGGGCTGCGCCCGTTATTGGCCTCGCGATAGGCCTTCACATATTCGTTGTTCAGCGGATCGTCGCGCTCCAGCGTGTAGTGGAACGTCGTGATGATGCCCTTCGCCGTCTCGCCCATGCTTTCAAGCGCTTCGGGGTGCGTCAGCTCGCCCTGGCCGAAAAGCTTCACGTCGGGCGGCGTCAGACCGCGGTCGGCGAGCGCCTTGCCGAGGGCCGCCGGCTGCGCGCCGCCGGGAATGAACACGTAGACGGCTTCAGGATTGGCATCCTTCACGCGCTGGACGAAGGCCGAGAAATCCGGATTGGCGACCGGAGTCTTATCGGAGCCGATGATCTTGCCGCCGGCCTCGGTGAAGCCCTTCGAGAAGGAGCTTTCGGCGTCATGGCCAGGCCCGTAGTCGGAGACTAGCGTGTAGGCTTCCTTGATGCCCCCCTCCTCCGCAGCCCATTTGCCGAAGACATAGTTGACCTGCGGGATCGTTACCGATGTGCGGACGATATAGGGTGACTTCTCGGTGACGACCGACGTGGCGGCGTTCATCACCACCATCAGTTTCTGCGCCTCGGCGGAAACGTCTGCCGCGCCGAGCGCTTCCGGCGTCAAGGCAAAACCGGCCAGAATATCGACTTGGTCGCGCACCACCAGCTCCTGGGCGACGCGCTTGGCGACGTCAGGCGCCGGGCCGCCGGTATCCTTGCGGACGATCTCGATCTTCTTGCCGGCGACTTCGTCGCCATTCTGCTGCATATAGAGCTTGATGCCGGCTTCGAGCTGGTTCGCGGCGTCGGCGAACGGACCAGAATAAGGCAGGATGACGCCGATCTTGACGGTCTCCTGCGCGAATGCTCCCGAGGACAAGCTCAGGCCGAGCCCTAGGGCCACTGCGGCTGCTGTTCTTATCGACATGCCAAAATCCTCCCTTACTTCGCGAGCCGTGAGCGTTTCATGGCTGCCAGCTGAATGTATACAGGTGTTACCTCATAAGCCAAGAGGCGCAGGCAGGGGGACCGTCATCACCTTGCGCCGGCAAGAGCCGCCCTGCGTCCATTGGGCCGGAGCGCAACAGCTCGGCCTCGGGGAACGCGAAAAAGAGCGTTTTGTGCCTGACAACCATGGAGCGTACCCTCTTTCGCGGCCCAACACCGCTTTGCTTCGGCTGGTGGCAATCACGGCCATGTCGCCCATATCTGATAGGAATCGGCGACAGGCCTTTGCGAGTAAGGCGTCGACCGGCGGGACGCTGTTGACACTCTGGAGGCGGCAGAACAGTATACAGACTGTATTCATTGAGCGGCCAGTCTCATAAATGACAATCTGGAGCGTCGAGAAAAATGAGCCAGGTAGCGGAGTTTGCTTCGGCATCGGAAACCGACAAGGGCCAGTCGCGGACCGTAAAGGTCCTGCTCATCATTCGCGAACTGATCCTTGAGGGCGTGCTCCCGCCAGGGAAACGCATCTCCGAGCTTTCGGTCGCGGAGCGAACCGGGATTTCCCGCACCCCGATACGCGCTGCGCTGCAGCGGCTCGAAGAGGAAGGTCTCGTGGAAACCATTCCTTCCGGTGGTTTTGCGGTGAAATCCTTCTCGCAACAGGATGTATTCGATTCCATCGAGATCCGCGGAACGCTGGAGGGCCTGGCCGCGCGACTTGCGGCGGAGCGCGGCTCGATGGCGCGACTTGGGCCGCTCAATGCCTGCCTGCAGGAGCTCGACGAGGTGGTCGAATCCGCCATTGCCACCGAGGAAGGGTTTTCCCGCTACGTGGCCGCAAACGCACGCCTTCACGCGCTCATCGTCGATATGGCTGAGAGCCCGACGCTGGAACGGCAGATCGAAAGGGCGGTTTCGCTGCCGTTCGCCTCTCCCAGCGGCTTCGTCATGGCCCAGGCGTTGATGCCGGAATCGCACAGGGTCCTTTTTGTCGCCCAGGACCAGCATCGCTGCGTGGTCGAGGCCATAACCAACCGCGAGGGCGCTCGGGCCGAAGCGATCATGCAGGAACACGCTCGGCTCGCCGGCCGGAACCTGAGGCTTGCGCTGCGCCACGAGAAGGCGCTCGAACGCGTGCCTGGCGGCGCTCTCATCCGCAAGGTCAGGTAGCAATGAGCTGGTCGCCCGCCCGCGCTGATGCGAACCGAACTGCCCGTATTCCGGACCGTGAAGCGCTGGCGCAGTTGCTGCGGAGCTATTCAGTCGAAGTCACGGCGCGCGACGCCGACGCAGTGGCGCATAGCTTGCCGCCGGGCGCGGAGGTTTTCATCGCCAATCTGCCGAAGGATAGCCATAATATGCTGGTGACCGCCGCCGCCCGATTGCGCCGGGCGAGACTGGTCCCCGTCCCTCATATCGTCGCACGCAAGATTCGCGACCGCCGGGAATTCGACGATCTCATCGGACAATTGGCTGGCGAAGCGGGAGTGGACAGGGTGCTGGCGATCGGCGGCGACCGCGACCGGCCCGCCGGCGCATTCGACGCAAGCCTGCAATTGATCCGGACCGGATCGTTTGAGCGGCATGGCGTCCGGCAGATCGCGATCGCCTGCTATCCCGAAGGGCATCCGCGCATTGCAAGCCAGGCGCTGCAGGAAGCTTTGGCGGCAAAGCTCGCCGCCATCGCCGAACGAGGCCTTGCAGCGCGCCTTGTGAGCCAGTTCGCTTTCAGCCCGGAACCGGTGCTGGACTTCGCGCGCAAGCTTCGTTCAGCGGGCATTTCGGCGCCCTTGCGGGTGGGCGTGGCCGGCCCTGCCCCGCGCGCCAAACTGGTGAAATACGCCATGCGCTGCGGCGTCGGCGCTTCCTTGCGCGCCTTTACCGAGCGCAGGCACTTGGTCGGCAGCCTTTTCGGCGCCGAAAGGCCCGAAAAATTGCTGACGGCAATCGCCCTTGCCCATGGCGAAGATCCGTCGCTTCGCATTGAAGGCGTCCACTTCTTCACATTCGGCGCGCCGGAAAAATCCGTCGAATGGGCGCAGGAACGAGCTAATGACCGCGAAGGCTTTGCTGCGGCGAAATATTGAAACATCAGGGAGGCCTTGAGCCATGACGAAGAAGAATCTTGAGCAACTGCTGCGCGAAACAGACAACACCGTCGACATGCTCCGCAATTCCCAGATCGGGGCCTACATCTATCCGGTGGTTCCCAACGAGTTCACCAGCTGGCGTGACGAGCAGTGGGCCTGGCGCAACACCGCAGTGCTCTTCGATCAAACACATCACATGGCCGAGTTGATGATCGAAGGGCCGGACGCTCTGAAGCTCGTCTCGCATCTCGGCATCAACAGCTTCGCCAATTTCCCGGTGAACCGCGCCAAGCAGTTCGTGCCGACGAGCTACAGCGGTCACGTCATCGGCGACGTCATCCTGTTCCATCTCGCCCAGAACCAGCTGCTGATCGTCGGCCGCGTGCCGACCATCAACTGGGTCGAGTTCCACGGCAAGACCGGCGGCTACAATGTCCAGATGGAGCGGGACGACCGTTCGCCTGCGCGGCCCGGACCGAAAGCCGTGTTCCGCAAGCGCTACCGCTATCAGGTGCAGGGGCCGAACGCCTGGAAGATCCTGGAGAAGGTGAACGGCGGTCCGATTCCGGACGTCAAGTTCTTCACAATGGATGCGATCAACATCGGAGGCCGCAAGGTGCGCTGCCTGCGCCACGGCATGTCCGGTGCGCCCGGGCTCGAAGTCTGGGGTCCGTATGAGGAGGCGGAAGAAATCCGAGATACGATTTTCGAAGCGGGCAAGGAGTTCGGGATGCGGCTGTGCGGCTCGCGCGCCTACGCCACCAACACGTTGGAATCGGGCTGGATCCCCTCGCCTCTGCCGGCCGTCTACACCGACGAGCGGATGAAATCCTATCGCGAATACCTGCCCGCCG is a window encoding:
- a CDS encoding aminomethyltransferase family protein, translated to MTKKNLEQLLRETDNTVDMLRNSQIGAYIYPVVPNEFTSWRDEQWAWRNTAVLFDQTHHMAELMIEGPDALKLVSHLGINSFANFPVNRAKQFVPTSYSGHVIGDVILFHLAQNQLLIVGRVPTINWVEFHGKTGGYNVQMERDDRSPARPGPKAVFRKRYRYQVQGPNAWKILEKVNGGPIPDVKFFTMDAINIGGRKVRCLRHGMSGAPGLEVWGPYEEAEEIRDTIFEAGKEFGMRLCGSRAYATNTLESGWIPSPLPAVYTDERMKSYREYLPAEGYEGGGSIGGSFASKNIEDYYVTPYDLGYGPFVKFDHDFIGREALEKMAGKPHRKKVTFAWNADDVAKVFRSFFEPGIENYKYIDVPNANYASANYDMILNGSKMVGFSMFAGYSYNERSYLSLGIVDPDIQIGDVLTLVWGEENGGTKKTTVEPHKQTEIRVKVSPAPYSREVRENYADSWRKHQAV
- a CDS encoding ABC transporter ATP-binding protein; amino-acid sequence: METRQPVLRTEALCKSFGSLKVARDVTFELPRGARHALIGPNGAGKTTLINLITGEMRADSGRILLDGKDITHVPTMARVRHGLTRTFQINTLFPDLAPIEAVTLAICERERLAGQFWKSLTTHREAIDEGFEILRQLRLAEVATRPTRALPYGQQRLLEIALALATRPKVLLLDEPAAGVPKGESAALFSVIAALPDDISVLFIEHDMDIVFSFASRIIVMVSGSVLLEAEPAIVRSDPRVREVYLGKAAHV
- a CDS encoding branched-chain amino acid ABC transporter permease, whose translation is MTVEASTLADPHDWLRRKSRWSVFEIAFWAASLLPFFLFQTYLPLASQIAITALFAISVDLVLGYAGIITLGHAMFFGLGAYAAGLISKAGWGEPLTGLIFAGAFAGLVGYIASFIIVRVQHLALIMITLGLCFLTYELANSMSWLTGGTDGLQGVDTWPILGTFRFDLWGYAAYGYALAALFLGLVLSRRIVHSSFGLSLRGIRENMRRMPAIGADYRGHLQKIYTISAAIAGCAGALLTQTTDTVSLDTLSFQRSADVVVMLILGGTGRLYGAVIGAIIFMVARDQLAGMNPQYWYFWIGLLLMVVVLVMPKGILGGLAQLVGRRD
- a CDS encoding ABC transporter substrate-binding protein; this translates as MSIRTAAAVALGLGLSLSSGAFAQETVKIGVILPYSGPFADAANQLEAGIKLYMQQNGDEVAGKKIEIVRKDTGGPAPDVAKRVAQELVVRDQVDILAGFALTPEALGAADVSAEAQKLMVVMNAATSVVTEKSPYIVRTSVTIPQVNYVFGKWAAEEGGIKEAYTLVSDYGPGHDAESSFSKGFTEAGGKIIGSDKTPVANPDFSAFVQRVKDANPEAVYVFIPGGAQPAALGKALADRGLTPPDVKLFGQGELTHPEALESMGETAKGIITTFHYTLERDDPLNNEYVKAYREANNGRSPDLFSIGGYDGMHLIYEALKKTNGDTSGDALVEAAKGMSWDSPRGPMSIDPETRDVVQTVYIREVKEVDGELQNVIIHEIPNVKDPLHGAK
- a CDS encoding ABC transporter ATP-binding protein: MSEPLLEFRHVRSGYGEAVVLDGVSFTLPAHGSLAVLGRNGVGKTTLLLTAMGFVALVRGSVLFKGRDISHVPPNKRALMGLGWVPQEREIFPSLTVEENLTVAGRPGRWNLEAVYGLFPRLKERRANMGNQLSGGEQQMLTIARTLMTNPAVLLLDEPLEGLAPIIIEELTVAIRQMAEEGIALVLIEQHAEVALRLTKEAVMIERGIIAHCAQSSDLLDHPDILDRYLGLRLQEG
- a CDS encoding branched-chain amino acid ABC transporter permease yields the protein MISQLAIVLFDGFAFGMLLFVLSVGLSVTLGLMNFINLAHGAFGMLGGYVAVTAMRGLGLPFLAALPAAFVAAAAISVLLERTLFRRLYRAGELNQVLFTIGVVFVATAMATYAFGTVQQVIQIPGWLRGSVEVAGLRLGTYRIFIIAVALAVTALLVFGLERTRLGARIRAAVDNQRVAQGLGLDVEKIFAVTFALGSGLAGLGGALAIEIVGLDPSFGFHYLVYVLIVVSVGGLGSVAGSFFGAALLGICDVAGKYFVPEIGSFLIYLLLVGILFVRPLGLFGRR
- a CDS encoding NAD(P)-dependent oxidoreductase; this encodes MTRVVVTGGSGKLGRACVEDLLSHGYEVLNVDTVPPVRENCPFVQADLTDFGQALEVLAGVDDRLGEIEALVHLAAIPAPGKQPNAVTFKVNTLSTYNVFDAARRLKIRNVIWASSETVLGLPFDNPPPYAPVDEDYAGRPETAYSLSKLLGEEMAKQFCRWDPELKIIGLRFSNVMEPGDYARFPSFDADALLRKWNLWGYIDARDASQAIRRALEAPIRGAEIFVIANADTVMSRPNAELMAEVYPGVPLAQGASGNETLLSIEKARRLLGYQPQYSWRGG
- a CDS encoding GntR family transcriptional regulator, which translates into the protein MSQVAEFASASETDKGQSRTVKVLLIIRELILEGVLPPGKRISELSVAERTGISRTPIRAALQRLEEEGLVETIPSGGFAVKSFSQQDVFDSIEIRGTLEGLAARLAAERGSMARLGPLNACLQELDEVVESAIATEEGFSRYVAANARLHALIVDMAESPTLERQIERAVSLPFASPSGFVMAQALMPESHRVLFVAQDQHRCVVEAITNREGARAEAIMQEHARLAGRNLRLALRHEKALERVPGGALIRKVR
- a CDS encoding methylenetetrahydrofolate reductase; the encoded protein is MSWSPARADANRTARIPDREALAQLLRSYSVEVTARDADAVAHSLPPGAEVFIANLPKDSHNMLVTAAARLRRARLVPVPHIVARKIRDRREFDDLIGQLAGEAGVDRVLAIGGDRDRPAGAFDASLQLIRTGSFERHGVRQIAIACYPEGHPRIASQALQEALAAKLAAIAERGLAARLVSQFAFSPEPVLDFARKLRSAGISAPLRVGVAGPAPRAKLVKYAMRCGVGASLRAFTERRHLVGSLFGAERPEKLLTAIALAHGEDPSLRIEGVHFFTFGAPEKSVEWAQERANDREGFAAAKY